The genomic interval GAGCGGAGCTGACGCCGCTCAGCTCCGAGAGCGTGAACTGCGGCAGCTCCGGGATGGGCTCGCCGCGGCCGAAGGCGGTGAACGCGCCGGTCAGCCGGCGCAACCGCCCGGTGAACCGGCGCCCGGCCACGTTGGCCACGCCGAGCGAGAGCACGAGCGCCGCGACGGCGGCCGCCGAGAGCAGCCACAGCGAGCGGCGCAGTGGCGCCTCCAGCTGCTCCTGCGGCGTGGTGATGCTCACCGTGAAGCGGGACTGCAGCCCGCGGCTGAACGCGGTGTAGGCCGCGGAGCCCTCGCGCGAGGGGCCGGCGAACACTTCCTCCTCGTGCTCGCGGACGCGCGTGACGAGGACGGGCGACGGCTTGCCCACCCATTGGCCCGCGTCGCGCGTCGTGGCCGCCACGACGCCGTGACGATCGACCATGGTCGCGACGTTGCCGCCGGCGACCTGGGCCGAGGCCAGCACCGACGCGAAGCTCTCCGGGGTCAGGAAGGCGATCAGCACGTGCCGGATCTCGCCGTCACGCAGTAACGGCAGGGTGACCGCGATCACCCGCCGGGCGGTGGTCGGATCCACGATCAGATCGGACACCTGGGGCTCGCGCGCCTGGATCGTGCGCTGGAACGTCTCGAGCCCCGACAGGCTCGGCAGCGCGGTGCCGAGCGGATGCATGAGATTGAGCGCCTGACGTCCCGACGGATCCACGAGGGCCACCGTCAGCCATCGCCGGTAGGCCTCGCGGGCCAGGCGCGCCTGCTCGTAGAACTTGCCGAGGTCCTTCGCGTCGAGATCGTCCGAGGTCGAGAGCCCCATCAGGCCCGCCCGCGTGGTCTCGACCTCGCGGTCCACCGCGACGCTCAGGGAGCGGGCGTGATACAGCAGCACCTGCTCGAGGTTGCGGCGCTCGTCCTGGTGCGCCCACCAGATCGCGATGCCGGCCACGCCGAGGAGGGGCACCAGCGTCAGGCTCACCACCGCGAGCAGGAAGGTGCGGAGCTTCATGGCGTCTTCCCGAGGATAGAAGAAGGCGCGGCGGATCGGCAAGACTTCACGGCCTTGCGCGCCCCCGGACCAGCGCCCACAGCCGGCCCGGAGAGATCGGCAGCTCGTTCGGCTCGACGCCGAGCGGGGCCAGGGCATCGGCCACCGCGTTGGCGATCACCGCGGCGGGCCCGAGCGTGCCGCCCTCGCCGACGCCGCGCACGCGCAGCAGGTTGTCGGCCGGCTCCTCGACGTGGTGCAGCTCGAGCGGCGGAATGGTGGCCGCGACGGGCAGCGCGTACTCCATGAAGGTACCGGTGAGGAGCTGGCCGTCCTCGTCATAGAGCAGGAGCTCGTGGAGCGCGCCGCCGATGCCCTGCGCGATCGCGCCCTGCACCTGGCCCTCGACGATCAGCGGGTTGATGACGCGCCCGGTGTCCTCGACGCAGACGTAGCGATGGATCGTCAGCACGCCGGTCTCCGCCTCCACCTCGACCACCGCGGCCTGCGATCCGGCCGCGAACGTGCCGCGGATGGGATCGTAGAAGCGCGTGGCCTCGAGGCCCGGCTCCATGTCGGCGGGCAGCCGATGGGTCTCGAGGTGCGCGACCCGGGCCACCTCGGCGAAGGCGATCGCGCGTCCCGGCGCGCCCCGGACCGCCACGCGCCCGTCGTGCGTCTCCAGGTCCTCGGGCGCGGCCTCGAGCAGGTGCGCGGCGATGCGCACGGTCTTGTCGCGCACCGCGCTCGCCGCGCGCATCGCGGCGCCGCCGCCGATCACCGCCTGCCGCGAGGCGAACGCGCCGAGGCCGAAGGGCGTGGCGTCGGTGTCGCCGATCACGACGGAGACCGCGTCGAACGGCACGCCCAGCTCCGAGGCGACGATCTGCGCC from Candidatus Methylomirabilota bacterium carries:
- a CDS encoding PAS domain S-box protein, yielding MKLRTFLLAVVSLTLVPLLGVAGIAIWWAHQDERRNLEQVLLYHARSLSVAVDREVETTRAGLMGLSTSDDLDAKDLGKFYEQARLAREAYRRWLTVALVDPSGRQALNLMHPLGTALPSLSGLETFQRTIQAREPQVSDLIVDPTTARRVIAVTLPLLRDGEIRHVLIAFLTPESFASVLASAQVAGGNVATMVDRHGVVAATTRDAGQWVGKPSPVLVTRVREHEEEVFAGPSREGSAAYTAFSRGLQSRFTVSITTPQEQLEAPLRRSLWLLSAAAVAALVLSLGVANVAGRRFTGRLRRLTGAFTAFGRGEPIPELPQFTLSELSGVSSALRDAMAVLQARATALQESEQRYRTTFERNPAGMCLALQDGRIVDCNEAFARILGFDGPAEVLATNIAQLYVQPKEREQLLERVKAAGTAVNGEIQMRRRDGRLIWVLVSVVPSSGPPRGDFETTLVDITEQKAADELRTIARLANGAAHEINNPLALVVGRLEMLLDDGGLAPDLRERIVHIHAAAERIREIVVDMTHLTRVQLYEHTGSGLPEMIDIRKSAAASGDPPEPPAS